The following proteins are encoded in a genomic region of Streptomyces sp. NBC_01723:
- a CDS encoding YciI family protein: protein MPRYLSLIRIEENDSLSGGPSPELVQRMEKLMEEMTKAGVLLDTAGLTPTADGTRVHYEGGQLSVTDGPFTESKEVIGGYALLQAKDKAEAVEWTKRFLKVHEEHWTVTCEVRQLMEG, encoded by the coding sequence GTGCCCCGCTACCTGTCGCTGATCCGCATCGAGGAGAACGACAGCCTCTCCGGCGGCCCCAGCCCCGAGCTGGTGCAGCGCATGGAGAAGCTGATGGAGGAGATGACGAAGGCCGGCGTCCTGCTCGACACGGCCGGCCTCACCCCGACCGCCGACGGCACCCGCGTCCACTACGAGGGCGGGCAGCTGTCCGTCACCGACGGGCCCTTCACCGAGTCCAAGGAGGTCATCGGCGGCTACGCCCTGCTCCAGGCCAAGGACAAGGCCGAGGCCGTCGAGTGGACCAAGCGCTTCCTGAAGGTGCACGAGGAGCACTGGACGGTCACCTGCGAGGTGCGCCAGCTCATGGAGGGCTGA
- a CDS encoding LCP family protein — translation MAARDARDGRGGRSKGFKLAGLALAGALLLGFAAVGWTYWHLNGNINSVDIEGALGDDRPARPATVPSPSASPVPTGALNILVLGSDSRSGEENRELGGGDSGGARSDTAMVVHLDAGRTAATVVSIPRDTLVDRPSCPLESGDSTREASNAMFNTAYELGGPVCAVKTVESFTGVRMDHYIEIDFSGFAKLVDALGGVTVTTDVDIDDDKSHLHLDAGTHHLDGTEALGLARTRYGLAGGSDLARIELQQNLVKALLEQIATTDLLTDPPRLYQVADAVTGSLTTDTGLDSLGELTGLGRSLGGLAADDVRTVTLPVDPAPWDPNRVIAHEPDAGDLWESLR, via the coding sequence ATGGCTGCGCGGGACGCGCGGGACGGGCGCGGTGGGCGCTCGAAGGGGTTCAAGTTGGCCGGCCTTGCACTGGCCGGGGCGCTGCTGCTCGGGTTCGCCGCGGTGGGCTGGACCTACTGGCACCTGAACGGCAACATCAACAGCGTCGACATCGAGGGCGCGCTCGGCGACGACCGCCCCGCCCGCCCGGCCACCGTCCCCTCGCCCTCCGCCTCCCCGGTGCCCACCGGCGCCCTGAACATCCTCGTCCTCGGCTCGGACTCGCGCAGCGGCGAGGAGAACCGGGAACTCGGCGGCGGCGACAGCGGGGGCGCCCGCTCCGACACGGCGATGGTCGTCCACCTCGACGCGGGCCGCACCGCCGCCACGGTCGTCAGCATCCCGCGCGACACGCTCGTCGACCGCCCCTCCTGCCCGCTGGAGTCCGGCGACTCGACCCGGGAGGCGAGCAACGCGATGTTCAACACCGCCTACGAACTGGGCGGTCCGGTCTGCGCGGTCAAGACCGTCGAGTCCTTCACCGGTGTCCGCATGGACCACTACATCGAGATCGACTTCTCCGGCTTCGCCAAGCTGGTCGACGCGTTGGGCGGGGTCACCGTCACCACGGACGTGGACATCGACGACGACAAGAGCCACCTGCACCTGGACGCCGGCACCCACCACCTCGACGGCACCGAGGCGCTCGGCCTGGCCCGCACCCGCTACGGGCTGGCGGGCGGCAGCGACCTGGCCCGGATAGAGCTCCAGCAGAACCTGGTCAAGGCGCTCCTCGAACAGATCGCGACCACCGACCTGCTCACCGACCCCCCGCGCCTCTACCAGGTCGCGGACGCGGTCACCGGCAGCCTCACCACCGACACCGGCCTGGACTCGCTGGGCGAGCTGACCGGCCTCGGCCGCAGCCTCGGGGGCCTCGCGGCGGACGACGTACGCACCGTGACCCTGCCGGTGGACCCGGCGCCCTGGGACCCCAACCGGGTGATCGCCCACGAGCCGGACGCCGGTGACCTGTGGGAATCGCTGCGCTAG
- a CDS encoding class I SAM-dependent methyltransferase codes for MNDLDALLSLLTPEGRALLDEVRDTDPARELAVATRLRREHPAALVSAALGQARLRQRAAAKFGAGDAGRMFFTANGVEQSTRASVAAYRAERFAALGVTSVADLCCGIGGDAIALARAGIRVLAVDRDPATAAAARANAEALGLAELIEVREADVEAVDTSGYDAVFVDPARRGGRGRIFDPEAYSPPLSWAVGAARTASRAAALKVAPGIPHEAVPEDAEAEWISDGGDVKEAVLWFGGAAGAVRATLLPGPRTLPGTGLPDPEVRAPGRYLYEPDGAVIRAHLVAEVAEQVGGGLLDATIAYVTADELLPTPYATAYEITDLMPFNVKKLKALLRERRVGTLTVKKRGSAVEPEELRRKVRPQGPNAATVFLTRVAGAPTMLVGQPVRKP; via the coding sequence GTGAACGACCTCGACGCCCTGCTCTCCCTGCTCACCCCCGAAGGCCGCGCACTCCTCGACGAGGTGCGCGACACCGACCCCGCGCGGGAGTTGGCCGTCGCCACCCGGTTGCGCCGCGAGCACCCGGCAGCGCTGGTGTCGGCCGCGCTCGGACAGGCGCGGCTGCGGCAGCGGGCGGCGGCGAAGTTCGGCGCCGGGGACGCGGGGCGGATGTTCTTCACGGCCAACGGGGTCGAGCAGTCCACGCGGGCGAGCGTGGCGGCGTACCGGGCGGAGCGGTTCGCGGCTCTGGGTGTCACCTCCGTGGCCGACCTGTGCTGCGGGATCGGGGGCGACGCGATCGCGCTGGCCCGGGCCGGCATCCGGGTGCTGGCGGTGGACCGCGACCCGGCGACCGCGGCGGCGGCCCGTGCCAACGCCGAGGCGCTGGGGCTCGCCGAGCTGATCGAGGTGCGCGAGGCGGATGTCGAGGCGGTGGACACCAGCGGGTACGACGCGGTCTTCGTCGATCCGGCCCGGCGCGGCGGCAGGGGGAGGATCTTCGACCCCGAGGCGTACTCGCCGCCGCTGTCCTGGGCCGTCGGCGCGGCTCGCACGGCCTCCCGTGCCGCCGCGCTGAAGGTGGCGCCCGGCATCCCGCACGAGGCGGTGCCGGAGGACGCCGAGGCCGAGTGGATCTCCGACGGCGGGGACGTGAAGGAGGCGGTGCTGTGGTTCGGCGGCGCGGCGGGGGCGGTGCGGGCCACGCTGCTGCCCGGACCCCGCACCCTGCCCGGCACCGGCCTGCCCGACCCGGAGGTCCGCGCACCCGGCCGGTACCTGTACGAGCCGGACGGCGCCGTGATCCGCGCCCACCTGGTCGCCGAGGTCGCCGAACAGGTCGGCGGCGGGCTGCTCGACGCGACCATCGCCTACGTCACCGCGGACGAACTGCTGCCGACGCCGTACGCCACGGCGTACGAGATCACCGACCTCATGCCCTTCAACGTGAAGAAGCTGAAGGCACTGCTGCGGGAGCGCCGCGTCGGCACGCTGACCGTGAAGAAGCGGGGGTCCGCGGTCGAGCCGGAGGAGCTGCGGCGGAAGGTCAGACCGCAGGGGCCGAACGCGGCGACCGTGTTCCTGACCCGGGTCGCGGGAGCGCCGACGATGCTGGTCGGTCAGCCGGTGCGGAAGCCGTAG
- a CDS encoding LacI family DNA-binding transcriptional regulator, which translates to MTSPQPAETRTQKRSPQTATLAEIARAAGVSAPTVSKVLNGRADVAPSTRARVEELLRTHGYRRRRAESTRSPLIDLVFHELESAWAMEVIRGVENVARDTGLSVVLSESAGRLTPGRTWADQVAARRPHGVILVLSGLDESQRALLTSRSIPFVVMDPAGDPGADVPSIGATNWQGGLAATRHLVDLGHTRIGAISGPTRMMCSRARVDGYRAALETAGLPVEPDLIVTGDFHHEAGYRRGLELLRRPDRPTAVFAGNDLQALGLYEAARELGLRIPQDLSVVGFDDLPVARWVGPPLTTVRQPLMEMAEAAARLVLDLGRDDGSASATRVELATSLEVRSSTAPPGSG; encoded by the coding sequence ATGACATCCCCGCAGCCCGCTGAAACCCGGACGCAAAAGCGGTCCCCGCAGACCGCGACCCTCGCCGAGATCGCGCGTGCGGCCGGTGTGTCGGCGCCGACTGTTTCGAAGGTGCTCAACGGCCGCGCCGACGTCGCGCCCTCGACCCGGGCCCGCGTGGAAGAGCTGCTGCGCACCCACGGCTACCGGCGCCGGCGGGCCGAGTCGACCCGTTCGCCGCTGATCGACCTGGTCTTCCACGAGCTGGAGAGCGCCTGGGCGATGGAGGTCATCCGGGGCGTGGAGAACGTGGCCCGGGACACCGGGCTCAGCGTGGTGCTCTCCGAGAGCGCGGGGCGCCTCACGCCCGGCCGGACCTGGGCCGACCAGGTCGCCGCTCGCCGTCCGCACGGCGTGATCCTGGTCCTGTCCGGCCTCGACGAGTCCCAGCGGGCGCTGCTCACCAGCCGCTCCATCCCGTTCGTGGTGATGGACCCGGCGGGCGACCCCGGCGCCGACGTGCCGTCCATCGGCGCCACCAACTGGCAGGGCGGACTCGCCGCCACCCGGCACCTGGTCGACCTCGGGCACACCCGCATCGGGGCGATCAGCGGACCCACCCGGATGATGTGCAGCCGCGCCCGCGTCGACGGCTACCGGGCCGCCCTGGAGACCGCCGGGCTGCCGGTCGAACCCGACCTGATCGTGACGGGCGACTTCCACCACGAGGCCGGTTACCGGCGGGGCCTGGAGCTGCTGCGCCGCCCCGACCGGCCGACCGCCGTCTTCGCGGGCAACGACCTCCAGGCGCTGGGCCTGTACGAGGCCGCGCGCGAGCTGGGGCTGCGCATCCCGCAGGACCTCAGCGTGGTCGGCTTCGACGACCTGCCGGTGGCCCGCTGGGTGGGGCCGCCGCTGACGACCGTACGGCAGCCGCTGATGGAGATGGCCGAGGCGGCGGCACGGCTGGTCCTGGACCTCGGGCGGGACGACGGCTCCGCGTCGGCGACCCGGGTGGAGCTGGCCACCAGCCTGGAGGTGCGCAGCAGCACGGCGCCGCCCGGCAGCGGCTGA
- a CDS encoding polysaccharide deacetylase family protein, with protein MRAVVQNDKSRASRVLRAATAPGPRGRAATVTAVTAVLAVASLAAGCAQDTSDVRGAHGQEPLQAPPARALDGYAARLRAAQAARVAAAKRWDLRKVPLTAPAPPAKKPEIKARDGFEVEGQEEDGLPPVFTTIPTKEKIVFLTIDDGAEKDRAFLRMMSELKIPYTVFLTDEEIKDDYGYFKKMQARGVTLNNHTLSHPYLPGLSYAEQKREICGMQEVMEKRYGKRPVLFRPPFGNYNRDTLRAAKYCGIEYAPIWSEEVFVDHWEYREWDRDLHPGDIVLTHFRGREDWDGTMTDMARRFLNRITAEGYAVARLEDYL; from the coding sequence ATGCGAGCAGTCGTACAAAATGACAAAAGCCGGGCGTCGCGGGTGCTGCGGGCGGCGACTGCCCCCGGACCGCGCGGACGCGCCGCCACCGTCACCGCTGTCACCGCCGTCCTCGCCGTGGCCTCCCTCGCCGCCGGCTGTGCGCAGGACACCTCGGACGTCCGGGGTGCCCATGGCCAGGAGCCCCTCCAGGCACCCCCGGCCCGCGCGCTCGACGGGTACGCGGCCAGACTGCGCGCGGCCCAGGCCGCCCGGGTCGCCGCCGCCAAGCGCTGGGACCTCAGAAAGGTCCCGCTGACCGCCCCCGCGCCCCCCGCCAAGAAGCCGGAGATCAAGGCGCGCGACGGCTTCGAGGTCGAGGGCCAGGAGGAGGACGGCCTCCCGCCGGTCTTCACCACGATCCCCACCAAGGAGAAGATCGTCTTCCTCACCATCGACGACGGCGCCGAGAAGGACCGGGCGTTCCTGAGGATGATGAGCGAGCTGAAGATCCCGTACACCGTCTTCCTCACCGACGAGGAGATCAAGGACGACTACGGCTACTTCAAGAAGATGCAGGCCCGCGGGGTCACCCTCAACAACCACACCCTGAGCCACCCCTACCTCCCCGGCCTCTCCTACGCGGAGCAGAAGCGGGAGATCTGCGGCATGCAGGAGGTCATGGAGAAGCGCTACGGCAAGCGCCCCGTCCTCTTCCGCCCGCCCTTCGGCAACTACAACCGCGACACCCTGCGCGCCGCGAAGTACTGCGGCATCGAGTACGCGCCCATCTGGAGCGAGGAGGTGTTCGTCGACCACTGGGAGTACCGCGAGTGGGACCGGGACCTGCACCCCGGGGACATCGTCCTCACCCACTTCCGGGGCCGCGAGGACTGGGACGGCACGATGACCGACATGGCCCGGCGCTTCCTGAACCGGATCACCGCCGAGGGCTACGCGGTGGCCCGCCTGGAGGACTACCTGTGA
- a CDS encoding SAV_2336 N-terminal domain-related protein, translating into MPAGGERLAEALRLLGVCRVDLDADQVLDVLWLARRLPAGAEAPLHRQAPARPQPNEPPDAPEPADRPAPPQRTSEPGDPELPDLTSPSTLHAGVRNTPEPPPRFATTGQEPRRALPVRVPEEKALGDELALGRSLRPLRRRHDSRHRTEIDEDRTAAALAETNLPDVVVRPVRERWLNLVLLVDDGLSMLLWHRLGTELRTLLERLGAFAVTRVLGLDTRTPGRPRLHARPFRPGSTELPLSTVNDPSGRTLLLVVSDGMGPAWRSGAMHALLAERAARGPVALLHTLPPDMWEASGISAERWQATTRRVGGANTSWQVVDPVLPPELSRFDDIPVPVLEPTAGSLGVWSRLLASPGTTVELPLLVRPDRYAAVAPARDLSSAQHFRDAATPEAYRLAAHLAAVAPLSVPVMRLVQTAVPWPATTSHLAEVFLGGLVRPHPAPVSGPLPAKHRVFDFTDTSKTVLLDAVPQAELLRTGRRIGRRLEELAGNSPDFPAWLLHPDGSDVLPGSQQPFTSVERRLLARFGVSVGGERPAPGPGSPGSGTGRDDWEPLTKDDPRRIGRYELRGRRRGRRTIVYRGVDRRGREAVLRIPRPDLPAVNAGLVTVEAEALSRLDGQYAPVLLASGLRDAPPWLAMTPIADAAAPDAPPLRLSEIFTRALTDGTAPFDILQGLLVSCYLANAVALCHLNGLVPATLDADSVYVLRRTVVLGDLSDCAVDGAYLGSGAAPTREDNVRALGELLQVISTKAGWDLPGLPEGMHLWQGDTWEQLRRLVLRCMDPDPAVRPGAGEVAEVLARYVARTRLQLGEAVSRGAQGGPAARVPLTPPATAVPAPRSTLRLPRFGTGRREAQHRMERVRSAPLPHSRRLTLIGAYHYSGRATTTMVLGSVLAAARGEPVLALDGSASEGSLDAFLTDRNPAVVRDLAALPPAPAYEEIRARTTRLPSGLEVVAHRSGHFSPNPAHQQEYAHVLGQTAHYYPFVLTDWSPLRLDRSADVVLDHTDRLILCCGTADWFLDAAVRALTIVRGAGREEQARRTIVVATDLGGPTGRPLPSAFARRLRVDPGQVLNVPFDPALQSPGWQLHRLRPATTEAFLRLAELVTEEG; encoded by the coding sequence ATGCCGGCCGGGGGAGAGCGGCTGGCCGAGGCGCTGCGGCTGCTCGGCGTCTGCCGGGTGGACCTGGACGCCGACCAGGTCCTCGACGTGCTGTGGCTGGCCCGGCGGCTGCCGGCGGGCGCCGAAGCACCCCTCCACCGGCAGGCACCCGCCCGCCCCCAGCCGAACGAACCCCCCGACGCCCCGGAGCCGGCGGACCGGCCCGCCCCGCCGCAGCGGACCTCCGAACCGGGCGACCCGGAACTGCCGGACCTCACCAGCCCCAGCACCCTGCACGCGGGCGTCCGCAACACCCCCGAGCCCCCGCCCCGGTTCGCGACCACCGGCCAGGAACCCCGGCGGGCCCTGCCGGTGCGCGTCCCGGAGGAGAAGGCGCTCGGCGACGAACTGGCGCTCGGACGGTCGCTCAGGCCGCTGCGCCGCCGCCACGACAGCCGCCACCGCACGGAGATCGACGAGGACCGCACGGCCGCCGCACTCGCCGAGACCAACCTGCCCGACGTGGTGGTACGGCCGGTGCGCGAACGCTGGCTCAACCTCGTGCTGCTCGTCGACGACGGTCTGTCGATGCTGCTGTGGCACCGCCTCGGCACCGAACTGCGTACCCTCCTGGAACGTCTCGGCGCCTTCGCGGTCACCCGCGTCCTCGGCCTCGACACCCGCACCCCGGGACGGCCACGCCTGCACGCCCGGCCGTTCCGCCCCGGCAGCACCGAACTGCCGCTGAGCACCGTCAACGACCCCTCCGGCCGCACCCTGCTGCTGGTCGTCAGCGACGGCATGGGCCCCGCCTGGCGGTCCGGCGCGATGCACGCGCTGCTCGCCGAGCGGGCGGCCCGCGGTCCCGTCGCGCTCCTGCACACCCTGCCGCCGGACATGTGGGAGGCCTCCGGCATCTCCGCCGAACGCTGGCAGGCCACCACCCGGCGCGTCGGCGGCGCCAACACCTCGTGGCAGGTCGTCGACCCGGTGCTGCCGCCCGAGCTGAGCCGGTTCGACGACATCCCGGTCCCCGTCCTCGAACCCACGGCGGGCTCCCTCGGCGTCTGGTCCCGCCTGCTCGCCTCGCCGGGCACCACCGTGGAGCTGCCCCTGCTGGTCCGCCCCGACCGGTACGCCGCCGTCGCCCCCGCGCGGGACCTGAGCAGCGCCCAGCACTTCCGCGACGCCGCCACCCCGGAGGCGTACCGCCTGGCCGCCCACCTCGCGGCGGTGGCCCCGCTGTCGGTGCCCGTGATGCGGCTGGTGCAGACGGCGGTGCCTTGGCCGGCCACCACCTCCCACCTGGCGGAGGTGTTCCTCGGCGGCCTGGTCCGCCCGCATCCGGCGCCCGTGTCGGGGCCGCTGCCCGCCAAGCACCGGGTCTTCGACTTCACCGACACCTCCAAGACGGTCCTGCTCGACGCGGTCCCGCAGGCCGAACTCCTGCGCACCGGCCGCCGGATCGGGCGCCGCCTGGAGGAGCTGGCCGGGAACTCCCCGGACTTCCCGGCCTGGCTGCTCCATCCCGACGGCTCCGACGTCCTGCCAGGCTCCCAGCAGCCGTTCACCAGCGTCGAGCGCAGGCTGCTCGCCCGGTTCGGGGTGTCGGTCGGCGGCGAGCGCCCCGCCCCCGGTCCCGGCTCGCCGGGGTCCGGCACCGGCCGGGACGACTGGGAGCCGCTCACCAAGGACGACCCGCGCCGCATCGGCCGGTACGAGCTGCGCGGCCGTCGGCGCGGGCGGCGCACGATCGTCTACCGGGGCGTCGACCGGCGGGGCCGGGAGGCCGTACTGCGGATACCGCGCCCCGACCTGCCCGCCGTCAACGCCGGACTCGTCACGGTGGAGGCCGAGGCGCTGTCCCGGCTGGACGGCCAGTACGCGCCCGTGCTGCTCGCCAGCGGGCTCCGGGACGCTCCGCCCTGGCTGGCCATGACCCCGATCGCGGACGCGGCGGCGCCCGACGCCCCGCCGCTGCGGCTCTCGGAGATCTTCACCCGGGCCCTGACCGACGGCACCGCCCCCTTCGACATCCTCCAGGGCCTGCTCGTCTCCTGCTACCTCGCCAACGCGGTCGCCCTCTGCCACCTCAACGGCCTCGTGCCCGCCACCCTCGACGCCGACAGCGTGTACGTGCTGCGCCGCACCGTCGTCCTGGGCGACCTGTCGGACTGCGCCGTCGACGGCGCGTACCTGGGCTCGGGCGCCGCACCCACCCGCGAGGACAACGTGCGGGCCCTCGGGGAACTGCTCCAGGTCATCAGCACCAAGGCAGGCTGGGACCTGCCGGGACTGCCCGAGGGCATGCACCTGTGGCAGGGCGACACCTGGGAGCAGCTGCGCCGCCTCGTACTGCGCTGCATGGACCCGGACCCGGCCGTGCGGCCCGGGGCGGGCGAGGTCGCCGAGGTCCTCGCCCGTTACGTCGCCCGCACCCGCCTCCAGCTCGGCGAGGCCGTTTCGCGCGGCGCCCAGGGCGGCCCGGCCGCGCGCGTGCCGCTCACCCCGCCCGCCACCGCCGTCCCCGCACCACGCTCGACGCTGCGGCTGCCGCGCTTCGGTACCGGCCGCCGGGAGGCGCAGCACCGTATGGAGCGGGTGCGGAGCGCGCCCCTGCCGCACAGCAGGCGCCTCACCCTGATCGGCGCCTACCACTACAGTGGACGCGCCACGACCACCATGGTGCTCGGCTCCGTCCTCGCCGCCGCGCGCGGCGAGCCCGTCCTCGCCCTCGACGGATCCGCCTCCGAGGGATCGCTGGACGCCTTCCTCACCGACCGCAACCCGGCCGTCGTACGCGACCTGGCGGCCCTGCCGCCCGCACCGGCCTACGAGGAGATCCGCGCCCGCACGACCCGGCTGCCGTCCGGCCTCGAAGTGGTCGCCCACCGCAGTGGCCACTTCAGCCCCAACCCGGCCCACCAGCAGGAGTACGCGCACGTGCTGGGGCAGACGGCGCACTACTACCCCTTCGTCCTCACCGACTGGTCCCCGCTGCGGCTCGACCGCTCGGCCGACGTGGTCCTCGACCACACCGACCGGCTGATCCTCTGCTGCGGGACCGCGGACTGGTTCCTGGACGCGGCCGTCCGCGCCCTCACCATCGTCCGCGGCGCCGGCCGGGAGGAGCAGGCGCGGCGGACGATCGTCGTCGCCACCGACCTCGGCGGGCCCACGGGACGGCCCCTGCCGTCGGCGTTCGCCCGGCGGCTGCGCGTCGATCCCGGGCAGGTGCTGAACGTACCCTTCGACCCCGCCCTGCAGTCGCCCGGCTGGCAGCTGCACCGGCTGCGACCGGCCACGACGGAAGCGTTCCTCCGACTGGCCGAACTGGTGACGGAGGAGGGCTGA
- a CDS encoding polysaccharide deacetylase family protein gives MRRGRFRPAVAALAAVLLTGCAQFAGPAGHPAAGEPARGGDRSGDQNRNLPPVVDHVRTTDRVVFLTYDDGAERDPRFTALVRERRLPVTLFLTDTVAGPAYGHFAGLRSVGASLQNHTLDHRSLRGLPYAGQRAEICGQQTKLRSRFGVRPHLFRPPYGQYDTTTLRAAADCGITAVVLWRAALNTDGELTYTRGDHRLHAGDIVSVTAAARTADLLETIEGQGLRVAALDDYLTVSPSGV, from the coding sequence GTGAGGCGAGGGCGGTTCCGGCCGGCCGTGGCCGCCCTGGCCGCCGTACTGCTCACCGGATGCGCCCAGTTCGCCGGCCCCGCCGGACACCCGGCCGCCGGGGAACCGGCCCGGGGCGGCGACCGGAGCGGCGACCAGAACCGGAACCTCCCGCCCGTCGTGGACCACGTCCGCACCACCGACCGGGTCGTCTTCCTCACCTACGACGACGGCGCCGAGCGCGACCCCCGCTTCACGGCCCTGGTCCGCGAGCGGCGCCTCCCCGTCACCCTGTTCCTCACCGACACCGTGGCCGGACCGGCGTACGGCCACTTCGCCGGGCTGCGCTCGGTGGGCGCGAGCCTGCAGAACCACACCCTGGACCACCGCTCCCTGCGGGGCCTGCCCTACGCCGGCCAGCGCGCCGAGATCTGCGGCCAGCAGACCAAGCTCAGGTCCCGCTTCGGCGTCCGCCCCCACCTCTTCCGCCCGCCGTACGGCCAGTACGACACCACGACCCTGCGCGCCGCGGCCGACTGCGGCATCACGGCGGTCGTCCTGTGGCGGGCGGCCCTGAACACCGACGGGGAGCTGACCTACACCCGAGGCGACCACCGCCTGCACGCCGGCGACATCGTGTCCGTGACCGCGGCCGCCCGCACGGCGGATCTGCTGGAGACGATCGAGGGCCAGGGCCTGAGAGTGGCCGCCCTGGACGACTACCTCACCGTCAGCCCGTCCGGCGTTTGA
- a CDS encoding RNA polymerase sigma factor: MEPQPTEALETVFRLETPRVVAGVARLVRDVGIAEELTQDALVAALEQWPRDGVPDNPGAWLMATARRRAVDLIRRRETYARKLAEIGRELPAETPPVEPADPDDIDDDLLRLVFTACHPVLSAEARIALTLRLLGGLTTPEIARAFLVPEPTVAQRIVRAKRTLATRNVAFEVPYGPDRAARLGSVLEVIYLIFNEGYAATAGDDWLRPALCEDALRLARVLSALMPKEPEVHGLTALLEFQASRTAARTGPDGEPVLLRDQNRRRWSRLLIARGITALDHAHATAGSGAPGPYVLQAAIAACHATAHRYEETDWPRIAALYGLLAARAPSPVVELNRAVAVSMAEGPAPALALVDALAAEPALRDYHLLPSVRGDLLLRLDRPAEARTEFERAASLTRNERERELLIRRAEECG; this comes from the coding sequence GTGGAACCGCAGCCCACCGAGGCCCTGGAGACCGTCTTCCGACTGGAGACCCCGCGCGTCGTCGCCGGCGTCGCCCGGCTCGTGCGGGACGTCGGCATCGCCGAGGAACTCACGCAGGACGCCCTGGTCGCCGCCCTGGAGCAGTGGCCGAGGGACGGCGTGCCCGACAATCCCGGCGCCTGGCTCATGGCCACCGCCCGGCGCCGTGCCGTCGACCTGATCCGGCGCCGGGAGACCTACGCCCGCAAGCTCGCGGAGATCGGCCGCGAGCTGCCCGCCGAGACGCCGCCGGTGGAGCCCGCCGACCCGGACGACATCGACGACGACCTGCTGCGGCTGGTCTTCACCGCCTGCCACCCGGTGCTCTCCGCCGAGGCCCGCATCGCCCTGACCCTGCGGCTGCTCGGCGGCCTGACCACGCCCGAGATCGCCCGTGCCTTCCTCGTCCCGGAGCCGACGGTCGCGCAGCGCATCGTGCGCGCCAAACGCACCCTGGCCACGAGGAACGTCGCCTTCGAGGTGCCGTACGGCCCGGACCGGGCGGCCCGCCTCGGATCGGTCCTGGAGGTCATCTACCTGATCTTCAACGAGGGGTACGCGGCCACCGCGGGCGACGACTGGCTCCGCCCGGCCCTGTGCGAGGACGCCCTGCGCCTGGCCCGCGTCCTCTCCGCCCTGATGCCGAAGGAGCCCGAGGTGCACGGTCTGACGGCGCTGCTGGAGTTCCAGGCCTCCCGTACCGCCGCCCGCACCGGCCCCGACGGCGAGCCGGTCCTCCTGCGCGACCAGAACCGCCGCCGCTGGAGCCGGCTGCTCATCGCCCGCGGCATCACCGCCCTCGACCACGCCCACGCCACGGCCGGCTCCGGTGCCCCGGGCCCGTACGTCCTCCAGGCCGCGATCGCCGCCTGCCACGCGACGGCACACCGCTACGAGGAGACCGACTGGCCGCGCATCGCCGCGCTCTACGGCCTGCTCGCCGCCCGCGCCCCGTCCCCGGTCGTCGAACTCAACCGCGCGGTCGCCGTGTCGATGGCCGAGGGCCCGGCCCCCGCGCTGGCCCTCGTCGACGCCCTGGCCGCCGAACCGGCGCTGCGCGACTACCACCTGCTCCCCAGCGTCCGCGGCGACCTCCTGCTCCGCCTGGACCGCCCGGCCGAGGCGCGCACGGAGTTCGAGCGGGCCGCGTCCCTGACCCGCAACGAACGCGAGCGCGAACTGCTGATCCGCCGGGCGGAGGAGTGCGGTTAG
- the groES gene encoding co-chaperone GroES: MTTTSSKVAIKPLEDRIVVQPLDAEQTTASGLVIPDTAKEKPQEGVVLAVGPGRFEDGNRLPLDVSVGDVVLYSKYGGTEVKYNGEEYLVLSARDVLAIVEK; the protein is encoded by the coding sequence GTGACGACCACCAGCTCCAAGGTTGCCATCAAGCCGCTCGAGGACCGCATTGTGGTCCAGCCGCTCGACGCCGAGCAGACCACGGCTTCGGGCCTGGTCATTCCGGACACTGCCAAGGAGAAGCCCCAGGAGGGCGTCGTCCTGGCCGTGGGCCCGGGCCGCTTCGAGGACGGCAACCGCCTTCCGCTCGACGTCAGCGTCGGCGACGTCGTGCTGTACAGCAAGTACGGCGGCACCGAGGTGAAGTACAACGGCGAGGAGTACCTCGTCCTCTCGGCCCGCGACGTGCTCGCGATCGTCGAGAAGTAG